Proteins encoded together in one Pontiella desulfatans window:
- a CDS encoding glycosyl hydrolase family 2 protein, with translation MKKKFIWTVLCGLGMSSGGMAVTEETFKNPPNDYRITQYQLTSQTLEKYPQYGVGGVMGFFYSILYPECGKQQYKMGENGPEIIGELVDAARAIDYKVWLADDWGYPSGMAGGRVVAENPDFEVRSLVMLTQKGQGEETIDFSLPDDLHDIIYASLNSVSNGAVQVPVETGSRSLSGKGVSGDWKLRVFARYTRNKDTQGQSTVRQFGHAGRYPDLMNREAMSRFLANMHEPILAQIDDPASKVEGFYCNEPNLMQTHWNGKTKAPYACAPWSDALPARFKTMHGYDLFSVLPAVFEGEDDDARRARIHYRQAVGDLLTDSFSRQIREWCNERGIKSSGHYLLNDYLTQHVQGYGDLMKFVSEFDVPALDIPIPNPDQFLDFRYQQSRFFSSVAAWKEKDQVIMLLDPIIGGYGLTRLSPDLPLLLNSINMASFHGVTLFTSYLPFEARSGEGETGRQEAAKGYTAEEFRFVNEYTGRITQVLRGAKRDAGVALYYPIAMFQADLLASDMGWGKINQLHQDKQEAWDATELTLINGDVSYMIVHPEAVADAEIAGGHLKIGYGSYHTLVMPAMEFLPLDVAQQLSRFQESGGKIIWVDSVPYAAEHAKHDAEVKALLEQVSATDMKGVVPAIGNSFSDDFNLTFSPGSDQLVVGRFHQKNKPVYFLVNRMQDELPIKIIGEGQVKLLDPSTGEISSVRLPAKRKLGAVRSLIVMP, from the coding sequence ATGAAAAAAAAGTTCATATGGACGGTTTTGTGCGGCCTCGGAATGTCTTCCGGGGGGATGGCTGTGACGGAAGAGACGTTTAAAAATCCGCCGAACGATTACCGCATCACCCAATACCAGTTGACGTCCCAGACGCTGGAAAAATATCCGCAATATGGCGTAGGTGGCGTGATGGGGTTTTTCTACAGCATCCTCTATCCGGAGTGTGGAAAACAGCAATATAAGATGGGCGAAAACGGGCCGGAGATCATTGGCGAGCTGGTGGATGCCGCGCGGGCGATTGACTATAAGGTGTGGCTGGCGGATGACTGGGGCTATCCCAGCGGCATGGCCGGTGGACGCGTTGTAGCGGAAAATCCTGATTTTGAAGTGCGCAGTCTGGTGATGCTGACCCAGAAAGGGCAGGGGGAAGAAACGATCGATTTTTCCCTGCCGGATGATCTGCATGACATAATCTATGCCTCACTAAACTCTGTAAGTAATGGTGCGGTACAAGTGCCGGTTGAAACCGGGAGCCGGAGTCTCTCGGGCAAAGGGGTTTCCGGGGATTGGAAACTTCGGGTATTCGCCCGGTATACCCGGAATAAAGATACGCAGGGACAGTCCACGGTTCGGCAGTTCGGTCATGCGGGTCGGTATCCCGATTTGATGAACCGCGAGGCGATGTCGCGGTTTCTTGCGAATATGCATGAGCCGATTCTGGCGCAGATTGATGATCCGGCCAGCAAGGTAGAAGGGTTTTACTGCAATGAGCCCAATCTCATGCAGACGCATTGGAATGGGAAAACAAAAGCGCCGTATGCCTGTGCGCCGTGGAGCGATGCACTGCCGGCCCGGTTTAAGACCATGCACGGCTATGACCTGTTCAGCGTATTGCCTGCCGTTTTTGAGGGCGAAGACGATGATGCCCGCCGGGCACGCATTCATTATCGGCAGGCGGTGGGGGATCTGCTGACCGATAGCTTTTCGCGCCAGATCCGCGAGTGGTGCAACGAGCGGGGAATCAAATCCAGCGGCCATTACCTGCTGAACGATTATCTGACCCAGCATGTGCAGGGCTACGGCGATTTGATGAAATTTGTGTCCGAGTTCGATGTTCCCGCTCTGGATATTCCCATCCCCAATCCGGATCAGTTTCTGGATTTCCGCTATCAGCAGTCACGTTTTTTCAGTTCGGTCGCGGCATGGAAGGAAAAGGATCAGGTGATCATGTTGCTGGACCCCATCATTGGAGGATATGGCCTGACGCGTCTTTCTCCGGATCTCCCGCTGCTGCTGAACTCGATCAATATGGCCTCATTTCATGGCGTTACCCTTTTTACGTCCTATCTCCCTTTTGAAGCGCGCAGCGGAGAAGGAGAAACGGGTCGTCAAGAAGCGGCCAAGGGGTATACGGCGGAAGAATTTCGCTTTGTGAACGAATACACCGGGCGTATTACGCAGGTGCTGCGCGGCGCGAAACGCGATGCCGGCGTAGCCCTCTATTATCCCATTGCGATGTTCCAGGCCGATCTGCTGGCTTCGGATATGGGATGGGGGAAAATCAATCAGCTGCATCAGGACAAACAGGAAGCCTGGGATGCAACCGAGCTGACGCTGATCAACGGCGACGTCAGCTATATGATCGTGCATCCGGAAGCGGTGGCCGACGCGGAAATCGCTGGTGGCCATTTGAAGATCGGCTACGGGTCGTATCACACGCTGGTGATGCCGGCGATGGAATTCCTGCCGCTGGATGTGGCGCAGCAACTGTCCCGTTTTCAGGAGTCAGGTGGAAAAATTATCTGGGTGGATTCGGTGCCCTATGCCGCGGAACATGCAAAACATGATGCTGAGGTGAAAGCGCTGCTGGAGCAGGTTTCGGCTACGGATATGAAGGGTGTGGTTCCAGCCATTGGAAATTCATTCTCTGACGATTTTAATCTGACGTTTTCGCCGGGAAGCGATCAGCTGGTGGTGGGGCGATTCCATCAAAAAAATAAGCCGGTCTATTTTCTGGTCAACCGGATGCAGGATGAGCTTCCGATAAAAATCATAGGGGAGGGACAGGTGAAACTGCTCGACCCTTCTACCGGTGAAATCAGTTCGGTTCGGTTGCCGGCCAAACGCAAACTGGGTGCGGTTCGGTCCCTGATCGTCATGCCCTAA
- a CDS encoding sulfatase family protein: protein MALSLTAGASLADKPSERPNIIFILTDDISPRDYALYGGKIESPVLEKMAAEGLYFETAWATPRCMPTRAMLLTGKYAFRQKVFENQVNPRGEDGRIKPLGERFPNTLGSLMTANGYRSAMVGKLQTGDVKSYGFTRWCTVDHDADKRVGKFKVFDMRHARMDEDGTIVDREHVHSTDALFEYLHRFTAEKSEDPWFVYMPMNLPHSVRNPENPTKWGPPWVPVLDEDWKKTGEMVQNDFEACVRYIDYKVGRFVEHLKKTGQLENTIIMYAGDNGTNLYGKSNPDSEKGPRIPFVVYAPGYLKPTGANPELVDLTDVIPTCVELAGGTMPKDDVFDGHSFAPLILGTPFEGREWIFSQWYGCRWLRTKQWLIDGRGRLYDCGDNRNEWVKGAYTDVTESRDERVVHVRKELEKVLEQLPAPDFNDPELAGQWKKQWLNSKKFVDPYVPPYLK, encoded by the coding sequence ATGGCTCTCAGTTTAACTGCAGGAGCGAGCCTAGCCGATAAACCGAGCGAGCGACCGAATATCATTTTTATCCTGACGGATGATATTTCACCGCGGGATTACGCGCTCTATGGCGGTAAAATCGAATCGCCGGTGCTCGAAAAGATGGCGGCCGAAGGGCTCTATTTTGAAACGGCCTGGGCGACGCCGCGCTGCATGCCGACCCGCGCCATGCTGCTGACCGGAAAGTATGCCTTTCGGCAGAAGGTTTTTGAGAATCAGGTCAATCCGCGCGGGGAGGATGGTCGCATCAAGCCGCTGGGCGAGCGGTTCCCGAATACACTGGGATCGCTGATGACTGCGAATGGATACCGATCGGCGATGGTTGGCAAGCTCCAGACCGGCGATGTGAAAAGTTATGGCTTCACGCGCTGGTGCACGGTGGATCACGATGCGGATAAGCGGGTCGGCAAGTTTAAGGTGTTCGACATGCGCCATGCGAGAATGGATGAGGATGGAACCATTGTTGATCGTGAACATGTCCACAGCACGGATGCTTTATTTGAATACCTCCACCGTTTCACCGCGGAAAAATCAGAGGATCCCTGGTTTGTTTATATGCCGATGAATCTTCCGCACTCGGTGCGCAACCCGGAGAATCCCACCAAGTGGGGGCCGCCGTGGGTGCCGGTGCTGGATGAAGATTGGAAAAAGACGGGGGAGATGGTGCAGAATGATTTTGAGGCGTGTGTGCGCTACATCGACTATAAGGTTGGCCGGTTCGTGGAGCATCTGAAAAAGACGGGTCAGCTGGAGAACACCATCATCATGTATGCGGGGGACAACGGAACGAACCTCTATGGAAAATCCAATCCGGATTCCGAAAAAGGGCCGCGTATTCCGTTTGTAGTTTATGCCCCGGGCTACCTGAAGCCGACCGGCGCCAATCCGGAGCTGGTCGATCTGACCGATGTGATTCCCACCTGTGTGGAACTGGCAGGCGGCACGATGCCGAAGGATGATGTCTTCGATGGGCACAGCTTTGCGCCGCTGATTCTCGGCACACCCTTCGAAGGGCGTGAGTGGATCTTTTCGCAGTGGTACGGTTGCCGTTGGCTGCGTACCAAACAATGGCTGATTGATGGGCGCGGACGACTGTATGATTGCGGGGATAACCGCAATGAATGGGTTAAAGGCGCCTATACCGATGTGACGGAATCGCGCGATGAACGCGTAGTCCATGTGCGCAAGGAGCTGGAGAAGGTTTTAGAGCAACTGCCCGCGCCGGACTTCAACGATCCGGAGCTGGCCGGCCAATGGAAAAAGCAGTGGTTGAACAGTAAAAAGTTTGTCGACCCGTATGTGCCGCCCTATCTGAAATAA
- a CDS encoding sulfatase — protein sequence MNSIYLGVALATVVCMSGCKEQQTNIIFILADDLGYMDVGGYAEHVTGTPVADQFYETPNLDRLMKEGLSFSRAYATQLCSPTRASLLTGRYAPKLGFTTASWPGMPTYHMEGQTPPAGLHPQDVIYHFDKIKEQQAWKNGGSITALRSEEITIAEQLPGYHSAFLGKWHVGGHGAEGYQPADQGFDPIAWFDAGGSPYFDWHARWNNTKTYSPKMAQQELQVGDAGDDTEQDYLTDDLTQKALTYLDERTGKDKPFLLYFNHFAVHGPWQSRSDYQEYFDGKASKGWNGHDNAAYAGMLKSLDDSVGALMEKLRETGLDKNTLVVFMSDNGGLLEVPKGKITSNAPLKGGKAMLNEGGTRVPLIVWAPGRVPADAWSDVAVHCTDIFPTLSEVADYGVDHEIDGQSLLPLLNDLDNSEGHYDRDTFYWHYPFNVSLNDVDHGLPLTPRSSMVEGDWKLIFDWHGKLELYNLADDLSEQNNLADAMPDRANEMFEDLKEWLEENVEPHYFPTPNPDYDAAQDHRPYPFRNLWTD from the coding sequence ATGAACTCTATTTACCTGGGCGTTGCGTTGGCAACGGTGGTTTGCATGAGTGGATGCAAGGAGCAGCAAACGAATATTATTTTTATTCTGGCGGATGACCTGGGGTATATGGATGTGGGGGGCTATGCCGAACATGTGACCGGAACGCCCGTGGCCGACCAGTTTTACGAAACGCCGAATCTCGACCGCCTGATGAAGGAAGGGCTCAGTTTTTCCCGTGCCTACGCCACGCAGCTTTGTTCGCCGACGCGTGCAAGCCTGCTGACCGGGCGCTATGCGCCGAAGCTGGGGTTTACCACGGCCTCATGGCCGGGTATGCCCACGTATCACATGGAAGGCCAGACCCCGCCGGCCGGATTGCACCCGCAGGATGTGATTTATCATTTTGACAAAATCAAGGAACAGCAGGCCTGGAAAAACGGCGGATCGATCACCGCGCTGCGTTCGGAGGAGATCACTATTGCCGAGCAGTTGCCCGGTTATCACAGTGCCTTTCTGGGGAAATGGCATGTGGGCGGGCACGGAGCGGAAGGCTATCAGCCTGCCGATCAGGGCTTTGACCCGATTGCCTGGTTTGATGCCGGCGGGTCGCCCTATTTCGATTGGCATGCTAGATGGAACAATACAAAGACCTATTCACCGAAGATGGCGCAGCAAGAACTCCAGGTCGGGGATGCAGGGGACGATACCGAGCAGGACTATTTGACCGATGACCTGACCCAGAAGGCCCTGACCTACCTGGATGAGCGCACCGGAAAAGACAAACCATTCCTGCTCTATTTTAATCATTTTGCGGTTCATGGCCCGTGGCAGTCGCGTTCGGATTATCAGGAATACTTTGACGGTAAAGCGTCCAAAGGATGGAATGGGCACGACAACGCGGCGTACGCGGGCATGCTGAAGAGCCTGGATGATTCGGTCGGCGCATTGATGGAGAAACTGCGTGAAACGGGGCTGGATAAAAATACGCTGGTGGTCTTCATGTCCGATAACGGCGGGCTGCTGGAAGTTCCGAAGGGAAAAATTACCAGCAACGCACCGCTGAAGGGCGGCAAGGCGATGCTGAATGAAGGCGGCACCCGCGTGCCGTTGATTGTCTGGGCACCGGGGCGTGTTCCTGCAGATGCGTGGAGCGATGTGGCGGTGCATTGTACGGACATCTTTCCAACGCTTTCCGAGGTCGCGGATTACGGTGTGGATCATGAAATCGATGGTCAGTCACTGCTGCCGCTGCTGAACGATCTGGACAACTCCGAAGGACATTACGACCGCGATACCTTCTATTGGCATTATCCCTTTAACGTCAGCCTGAACGATGTTGATCACGGCCTGCCGCTGACGCCACGTTCTTCCATGGTGGAGGGCGACTGGAAACTGATTTTCGACTGGCACGGTAAGCTGGAACTCTACAATCTGGCTGATGATCTTTCAGAGCAGAACAATCTGGCAGACGCTATGCCGGACCGCGCGAACGAGATGTTTGAAGATCTCAAGGAGTGGTTGGAAGAAAATGTTGAGCCCCACTATTTTCCAACACCGAACCCCGACTACGACGCGGCGCAGGACCACCGCCCATATCCGTTCAGAAATTTGTGGACGGATTAG
- a CDS encoding glycosyl hydrolase — translation MIMELSEFKNPGVEWRGKPFWSWNGKLEKDELLRQIDVMKDMGMGGFFMHSRTGLETEYLGDEWFELINACADYGESIGMEAWLYDEDRWPSGLAGGIVSKHPEFRQKAILLEIDPEGEGENVVAEFTCDLDGVVCTHVEQGRQEGTYRTHPAGPDSPQGDVESDARGLQDAGGTFSSGRLEAGGTEKRTRLRFSIVEQGKNGFYNGYTYIDTMNRDATDAFLESTHEKYASKCGDRLGKSIKGIFTDEPHRGALLDGFSMYRDDGAYCAPYTQVLFVEFEKRFGYDLKERLPELFLQVDGERISQVKWHYVELLQQLFLENFAIPCKAWCEERNLVLTGHVLHEDNLTAQTAMSGSMMRYYEHMTSPGVDVLGEHNLNYWIVKQLASAARQTGKTQLLSELYGCTGWQMPFAGHKAVGDWQALLGINLRCHHLSWYTMRGEAKRDYPASILHQSAWHKEYKQVEDYFARFGFMMAQGEPVCDLLVLNPVESVWAQVHLGWSNTLALQDEHIQGLEEHYQTLFTWLLGSQVDFDYGDEAMLAELASVEGQTLKVGCAKYRTVLISGVETIRSSTLDLLDQFAAAGGKVVIAGDAPTHVDAKQYAIGNTQYERIAFSKDAILASVPKAGATVDDPDIFGQLRETDDGLIFAALNVNREEPVEWATVQIKTDDPIMEWNCETGERVPVETESSKGWKSFTTDFPKGGQKLWVANNVDAMPSSRSIQPQSEGARGMLAKASAIEGPYTFSLAEPNICVLDFAEYRLGDGEWNPAKEVLKVDQVVRDRHEVYRRGGQMLQPWFVAQHPVEELCDVELRFSFEIEAMPEWLELVIEEPENFSIEMNGRPIDTAQTEPWIDIALHRIRISSDIPVVGKNEIVLKTRYTENSNLEAIYLLGEFGVQLGGILRTLVPMPGTLEVGDIGAQGFPFYSGGITYQVPVPENARKIRLPEIGGACAKVNGRVLGWDPFEAELSGSDEEVNVEVVLTRRNTFGPLHDAVQDRYWVGPQHFITEGDEWSDECIFVPSGLLKPVEIAVASPRSHCQNVEPQKSAESVGLCL, via the coding sequence ATGATCATGGAATTGAGCGAATTTAAAAATCCCGGTGTGGAATGGCGCGGAAAGCCGTTCTGGAGCTGGAACGGTAAACTGGAAAAAGACGAGCTGCTGCGTCAGATCGATGTGATGAAGGACATGGGCATGGGCGGCTTTTTCATGCACAGCCGCACCGGTCTGGAAACGGAATATCTTGGTGATGAGTGGTTTGAACTCATCAACGCCTGCGCCGACTATGGCGAATCCATCGGTATGGAAGCCTGGTTGTATGATGAGGATCGCTGGCCATCCGGTCTCGCGGGCGGCATCGTATCGAAACATCCGGAGTTCCGCCAGAAGGCGATTCTGTTGGAAATCGATCCGGAAGGGGAAGGGGAGAACGTCGTTGCGGAATTCACCTGCGATCTGGATGGGGTGGTCTGTACCCATGTAGAGCAAGGCAGGCAGGAAGGTACGTATCGCACGCATCCTGCGGGCCCGGACAGTCCGCAAGGCGATGTGGAATCCGATGCGCGGGGCCTGCAGGATGCAGGCGGTACATTTTCTTCTGGCCGGCTGGAAGCCGGCGGTACGGAAAAACGAACGCGATTACGTTTTTCGATTGTCGAGCAGGGTAAAAACGGGTTCTACAACGGATATACGTATATCGATACGATGAATCGCGACGCAACCGACGCATTCCTGGAATCCACGCATGAAAAATATGCTTCGAAATGCGGTGACCGGCTGGGAAAATCCATCAAGGGAATCTTTACCGACGAGCCCCACCGCGGTGCGCTGTTGGACGGCTTTTCCATGTATCGCGATGACGGCGCATATTGCGCACCCTACACCCAGGTGCTGTTTGTGGAATTTGAAAAGCGCTTCGGCTATGATTTGAAAGAGCGTCTCCCCGAGTTGTTCCTGCAGGTGGATGGCGAACGGATCTCGCAGGTAAAATGGCACTATGTTGAACTGCTGCAACAGCTGTTTCTTGAAAACTTTGCGATCCCCTGCAAGGCGTGGTGCGAAGAGCGCAACCTCGTTTTGACCGGGCATGTGTTACATGAAGATAATCTGACCGCGCAGACCGCGATGTCGGGCTCTATGATGCGGTATTATGAGCACATGACTTCGCCGGGCGTGGATGTCCTGGGGGAGCACAATCTGAATTACTGGATCGTCAAGCAGCTGGCTTCGGCGGCGCGGCAAACCGGTAAGACGCAGCTGCTTTCCGAACTTTACGGTTGCACGGGATGGCAGATGCCGTTCGCGGGGCACAAGGCCGTCGGGGATTGGCAGGCGTTGCTTGGTATCAACCTGCGCTGCCACCACCTATCGTGGTACACCATGCGCGGCGAGGCGAAACGCGATTATCCGGCGAGCATTCTGCATCAGTCGGCCTGGCACAAAGAATATAAGCAGGTGGAGGATTATTTTGCCCGTTTCGGTTTCATGATGGCGCAGGGCGAACCCGTCTGCGATCTGCTGGTGCTCAATCCGGTGGAAAGCGTCTGGGCACAGGTTCACCTCGGCTGGTCGAACACGCTCGCGTTGCAGGATGAGCATATCCAGGGGCTGGAAGAGCATTATCAAACCCTCTTTACCTGGCTGCTCGGCTCGCAGGTTGATTTCGATTATGGCGACGAGGCGATGCTTGCAGAGCTCGCATCGGTGGAAGGTCAGACGTTGAAGGTGGGATGTGCGAAATACAGAACCGTACTCATCAGTGGTGTTGAAACTATTCGGAGCAGCACGCTGGACCTATTGGATCAGTTTGCGGCCGCTGGCGGAAAAGTGGTTATCGCGGGCGATGCCCCGACGCATGTTGACGCAAAGCAATACGCCATAGGGAATACGCAATACGAACGCATCGCATTCTCAAAAGACGCCATTCTTGCCAGCGTTCCGAAAGCGGGGGCCACGGTTGATGATCCCGATATTTTCGGTCAGCTACGCGAAACGGACGATGGGTTGATTTTTGCGGCGCTGAATGTGAACCGGGAAGAACCGGTGGAATGGGCGACGGTTCAAATCAAAACCGATGATCCAATCATGGAGTGGAATTGTGAAACCGGCGAGCGCGTTCCCGTCGAAACGGAATCTTCCAAGGGCTGGAAATCGTTTACGACCGATTTTCCAAAGGGTGGACAAAAGCTCTGGGTGGCAAATAATGTAGACGCGATGCCCTCGTCGCGTTCCATACAGCCGCAAAGCGAGGGGGCGCGAGGCATGCTCGCGAAGGCTTCTGCGATCGAAGGCCCGTATACATTTTCGCTGGCGGAGCCGAATATCTGTGTGCTGGATTTCGCGGAATATCGACTGGGTGACGGGGAGTGGAATCCGGCCAAAGAAGTTTTAAAAGTCGATCAGGTGGTACGGGATCGCCACGAGGTGTATCGGCGCGGCGGACAAATGCTTCAGCCCTGGTTTGTGGCACAGCACCCGGTCGAGGAGCTGTGCGATGTGGAACTCCGGTTCAGTTTTGAGATTGAAGCCATGCCGGAATGGCTGGAGCTCGTTATTGAGGAGCCGGAAAATTTCAGCATCGAAATGAATGGACGACCGATCGATACTGCTCAAACCGAACCGTGGATCGACATCGCTTTGCACCGCATCCGGATTTCTTCTGATATTCCAGTGGTTGGAAAAAATGAAATCGTCCTGAAAACGCGCTATACGGAAAACAGCAATCTGGAGGCAATCTATCTGCTCGGGGAGTTCGGAGTTCAGTTGGGCGGCATCCTGCGAACATTGGTTCCCATGCCAGGAACGCTGGAAGTCGGCGATATCGGTGCGCAGGGCTTCCCATTCTATTCCGGCGGCATTACGTATCAGGTTCCCGTTCCGGAAAACGCGCGGAAAATCCGCCTGCCGGAAATCGGTGGCGCCTGCGCGAAGGTGAACGGCCGGGTACTGGGCTGGGACCCGTTTGAGGCCGAACTGTCGGGGTCGGACGAAGAGGTCAATGTCGAGGTTGTACTGACGCGTCGCAACACCTTCGGGCCGCTGCATGATGCGGTTCAGGATCGCTACTGGGTGGGGCCTCAGCATTTCATCACTGAAGGCGATGAGTGGAGCGATGAATGCATTTTTGTTCCATCGGGGCTCTTGAAGCCGGTGGAGATTGCAGTGGCTTCGCCTCGGTCTCACTGTCAGAACGTCGAACCTCAAAAGTCGGCCGAGTCCGTGGGGTTGTGCCTTTAG
- a CDS encoding MFS transporter, with the protein MERTVPLKVRVAWGVGGWADNFIFQVLIILALPIYNIELGIDPVWVGVALMVPRLFDAITDPLMGNISDNTRSKWGRRRPWIFIGALVSAILLPLLWMPPFSDKVAIIIYFGVISTIYALTYTMFVVPYTALGFELTDDYDERTKVMSWRMYIGLIAGLCIPNLYVWCQSDFFGGDILTGARWVTTLVGLSVLITGCLPALLCREKVIAKPQPKIKLGKAILETIKDKPFRLLLSGYIIIITGLLTSGAIALYVNIYHVFGGDKKLAAEVSALGGMAGVVAAYLGVRLAGWISAKTGKRETMIGGLSLALLSVGSMIYTMQPGFEVTEVLGFKFHPQILSFIFYGMGQQACWLMIDSMTADVCDEDELRTGLRREGMFGAVKSLALKAGVALTGLTGGLVIKLAGASDAAQGVSPEVAQTLKTLFVSVQSVGLVAGILVFVFYPITRAKSEETRRILDQRKAI; encoded by the coding sequence ATGGAGAGGACGGTTCCATTAAAGGTACGCGTGGCGTGGGGTGTGGGCGGCTGGGCGGATAATTTTATCTTCCAGGTGCTCATCATCCTCGCGCTGCCGATTTACAATATCGAGCTGGGCATTGATCCGGTCTGGGTCGGCGTTGCGCTGATGGTTCCGCGCCTGTTTGATGCGATTACTGACCCGCTGATGGGCAATATTTCCGATAACACCCGCAGCAAATGGGGGCGTCGTCGCCCGTGGATTTTTATCGGTGCGCTGGTTTCGGCCATTCTATTGCCCTTGCTCTGGATGCCTCCGTTTTCGGATAAGGTCGCAATTATTATTTATTTCGGCGTCATCAGCACCATCTATGCGCTGACCTATACGATGTTTGTGGTCCCGTATACCGCACTTGGTTTTGAGCTGACGGATGATTATGACGAGCGCACCAAAGTGATGAGCTGGCGTATGTATATCGGCCTGATTGCCGGGCTGTGCATTCCGAACCTCTATGTCTGGTGTCAGAGCGATTTCTTCGGCGGCGACATTCTGACGGGCGCGCGCTGGGTCACCACCCTGGTCGGCCTTTCCGTGCTGATCACCGGTTGTCTGCCGGCGCTGCTTTGCCGTGAAAAGGTCATTGCGAAACCGCAGCCGAAAATAAAACTTGGGAAGGCGATCCTGGAAACGATCAAGGACAAACCCTTCCGGCTGCTGCTGAGCGGTTACATCATCATTATTACGGGACTGCTGACCTCGGGGGCCATTGCGCTGTATGTGAACATCTATCATGTCTTTGGTGGCGATAAAAAGCTGGCGGCTGAGGTGTCGGCGCTCGGCGGTATGGCCGGCGTTGTCGCGGCCTATCTAGGGGTTCGGCTGGCCGGGTGGATTTCCGCAAAAACCGGCAAGCGCGAAACCATGATCGGCGGGCTCAGCCTCGCGCTGCTCTCTGTCGGCAGCATGATCTATACGATGCAGCCGGGGTTCGAGGTCACCGAAGTGCTGGGCTTCAAATTCCACCCGCAGATTCTTTCGTTTATCTTCTATGGCATGGGGCAGCAGGCTTGCTGGCTCATGATCGATTCCATGACCGCCGATGTATGTGACGAGGATGAACTGCGAACCGGCCTGCGCCGAGAAGGCATGTTCGGAGCCGTTAAAAGTCTGGCGCTGAAAGCCGGGGTGGCACTGACGGGGCTGACCGGCGGACTGGTGATTAAGCTGGCCGGTGCATCGGACGCCGCGCAGGGTGTTTCGCCGGAGGTGGCGCAGACGCTGAAAACCCTTTTTGTGTCGGTCCAGTCTGTCGGCCTGGTGGCCGGTATTCTGGTCTTTGTTTTTTACCCTATCACCCGCGCGAAATCGGAAGAAACGCGCCGGATCTTAGATCAAAGGAAAGCGATATGA